Genomic window (Nymphaea colorata isolate Beijing-Zhang1983 chromosome 1, ASM883128v2, whole genome shotgun sequence):
GGTATCTTCTTAAAATGATTAGTTCATATTTCATATATCATATATAGTTTTGCTCATCCGATAAGGGCACTGCATTAAAAACCTCTAGTTTCAAAAACTGATTCTcgaatcagatccaaaatttacTCTTTACTTCATGAGTAGATCTTATCTAGGGTTCACCAAATTCATTATCTCAAAATCCGTGCATTCTACACCAAATCACAtgtaaaaatgattaaaatattcaTGTCTTCCACTAGCAAGAAAGCATATTAGAATGGAGATGAAGTGGATCAAATTTATGGAACCTGGGCAACAATGTGACTCACACTTAAGGGGTTTGAGGCTCAAATTTTGTGATTATTATTATACTTTAGTATGTTACTCTTTTGGACTACAAACGATAGCAAGTGTGACACCTTAATTGAATGACGCACCATAGATCTACCTAAGCCCCAAAACGAAATAGAACCTCCAAGGCATAGGGATATAGCTTTGGTGTTTAATGTCGCACATCATTTCCCCAAGTAAATATTAACTTGAAATTGGATCTAATACAACTAAAAGATGTCAAAACCCCATATACCAGATCCAACCCAACTACATTCCTAGCTGGAAGTCTGGACTTGTGGGTCTGAAAATTCATATTGTTCTCTTCCGGTTGGTGCCATGTCATTTTTATTTAGGGATGTAAATTGATCTGatttaaatatgatatccaACAGAACCAcacagaaaaaaattgatatcccCATTAGGCATTTAGATACAAGAAATGATATTTGATCGGATTCagttcgaattcagatttaattaaatattgactggtttcatattcaattcagatcagatatatttttcaataaatatctcttactcatataaatatccaaaaatACAGATACTGTAAAATATACatcggattcaaattgaatCTATTGACATCTCTATACTTTTACTAGATGAATTAAGCCATGGTAGATTTGGAGACGATTTGATAAGTCAACACATAACAACCAACTTGACTCTCTAGACCTCCATTTGATACCAAATTTTCTTAAACTAATCCGTCACCTTTTTTTCCTGTAAAGCTGCTTTCTTTATCTGAAAAGCTATTCTCTTTCTCGACCTTTTTCAAAGAAAGTAAAATTCTTTGCATTTGTCTTTCGAAAActtttattgcaaaaaatgtGCCAATCGGATCTAGTTAGGTTCCCAGTTATTCATGTCTGTTTTTCGGGGACGCCAACAAGGCAACAAAGCCTCTACCTCGATTTCATTTATCGAAAACGATCAAGATTTACTTGTATAGTCACGGATCCGATGCCGAATCctccacctttttttttgttttcctttttgacaTAAAGATTTGAATAAAATTAAAGATCCAGCAGCATTAGTATATTTTTAAACACAACTCCCAAAAATTGTTCTCTCGTTTCCAAAGTGAGGAAGGTGAACCTACAAGTTAACATTTGGATAAAATTAAAGATCCAGCTAGTTAATAAGAAGGTGAAGCTCCTATCATTTTTAACATCTTGAAGATGTGTGCTTTGGGTTGTTCAAGATAATATCCTCGgtatgctttaacttgcatatagTACCTTTCATTTTGTCTGGAGTCCCAGACTATTTAGTAGTCCTTGCCTCATCCATTTCACTCACCCATTGAGGATTCGTAGCAGCTTCGGTTATTGTTAAAAGAAACTAATGAGAATAACTAATCATTTAGTCAATAGACTTacaaagaatttcaaaaaaaaaaaaaacatttaacacACGATAATGCCTTACAATATGTGGTATAACAACGCTATGAGGAAGTCtgaatttaagaaaaatgataaaattgaaatttgatatTGGGTCTTCAATTAAACACCTTTCACATTTTCCTCTTACCACCTATGATATGTACCCGATCGAATGCATGAGTTGCCGACATCTTGGAGTCCTACCATCACCACATTATGACTCTTGATCGGGAACTTGGTGAAATTTTGATTAGATGAGAGAGTAGAATGTTGGGCCTTGAATGAACTTGATCGGACCGGTTTGAGCTCGGCCGTGTACGTCCTATTCAAGTATGATCTGATTGACATTAATCATGAAAGAgatccaaatatatttttttccaaataaatcaTGCTAACAAAATAGCCTCTGCTTTTCAGGTTAGAGTTTAGACATCAATTTCAGAATAATTGCATCAATCAATCAATGACAGtgttataatatttattaaGGCCCCCGTTAGTTCCTGGTCCCTACCAAAGATATTATTAGTTAATCTCTCAtatcattcatgattcaaagcACACTTCCGGCTGCACCAAAAGCCATCAGGTAGCAGAAAGTCAGAAGCATAATCTAGTGCAATCAAATTCAGAGAAAGAACAGTGCAGTAGTTCTATATGATCTTGAAGAAAACTATTAGAACCGAACCAGTGTTGTGATCAGTATGGTTGGTAAGCAtcgaattttttatattttcaaataattaaataagtcgttgaaatatttaataaagCAAAAAGTAGTTTTTCTTTTGTGCTCCGGTTTCACCTAACATCATTTTCTGGTGAAAGGCCTGACAGCCGAAACCGGTATCACTGGACCGGACGACCTAAGGGGCCTGTCCTTTTATTAGTCTGTAAAAGGCCAACTTTAATAATCTTTGTAGCAAGAGCACTTTAACGGTGCACCAACCAATGAAAATCACTACTACTGACTTAGAAAGGGTGCAGCGCAGCCGAGCGGCGAGGTGATTtgatttacaaaaaaagaaaatgtggggTGATCGCTGTGCACTCGTTGCAACAAATGTTGTATGCCCTGACGGGTGGACTTCCGTTGGGAAATGGTGCAGAAATGAGCCGACGAGATATATGATCGGCAAAGAGGAAAGGTGCTTAGATCGATGTGCTTCATCAATGCCtattttaaaaatcagtttTGTCATAGATTTAGTGGTTGGCAAAAAATGCTTGGTAACGATGAAGGAAATCAGCTTAGATTAGGGTCTCCCAAAAACATTAATTGCTGCGTTGGTGTGGCGTCAAGAAGGTCGATGTACTTCCCCAAATTGAAGAAGACAGCTCTGCCAGAAGGCCTACCGCAGTCTGCTCGTCTACGCCCCTGGCCTCTGCCAATGCATCAATGGAGCCATACTCTTCGAGAAGACGCTCTACCAGTCCACCATCGATGGCCAGTAGATGGTTAACGTCCTCGTCCGCCAGAATATCGTCCCCGGCATCAAAGTCGATAAGGTATTATCTCAATCTGTGAACCAAGTAATGTTCTACCACAtcttgatgatgatggtgatgtcGATGACATGGATATGGGTTTACCATACAGGGTTTCCTCTTGCTGGCTCAGACGATGAATGATGAGGTATTGATGGTCTGGCCTCTCGTTCTGCAGCATGCTATCAGCAGGGTATTCGCTTTGCCAAATGGTTACTATCTTGTCCATTTCATGCGTTAGATTGTTCTTATTTGTGCTCAATCATCCATCTAAAACCAGAGTCTACATCAAGCATGGCAAGTCTTCTACTCTTTACCATCAATAATGACGTTACTGTTTCTGACTTCAACTAGTAAATTCGATGATTAAAAGTTTGACTGTGTAATGGGGTTCGAGAGCAAGCTTCAGAATGTTCAAGTTTATACCTACTGTCACTGGATGTGCAATCACTACTTGtttggtctttcttcttctctagaAAGCAGCTCACTGATGATGGGACTGACTACAATTCCGAAACAGTCGTACTGTTGTGAGCATTCTAAATGGACCATCTGCCCTGGCTGTTAAGGATGCTGCTTGGGGCCTTCCTCGTTATGCTGCAATCTCCCAAGTGAGTGCAATTTAGACATCACATGGCAGGAGCTTTTTCCCAGATTCACGTGGAAGCTTAGAACTACAACTTTTGAAACTGCTGTTTTTCTAactcgtgttttttttttagaaaaaaaaattacaaaacagGACAATGGTTTGGTTCCCATTGCTGAGCCAGAGGTTCTGTTGGATGGTGACCATGGCATTGACAGGACCTTCGAAGTGGCCAAGAAGGTTTGGGCAGAGGTCTTCTTCTACTTGGCTGAGAACAATGTCATGTTTGAGGGTATCTTCTTGAAGCCCAGCATGGCCACCCTGGTGCAGAGTGCAAGGAAAAGGCGACCCCTGAGCAAGTTGCTGCTTACACCCTGAAACTCCTCCACTACCGCATCCCCCTTGCTGTTCTTAGCTTGATAGTCGCACTCTTGGTTGATTACAATCAGCTTGTAACAGCTGAACAAATGAAGCAGCAGGCTAGCAGCAGgttgccaaaaaaaaatccatcgtACCAAATCTTTTGTACATGTAACAGTTGGATTCTAGAATCTTATATACAAGTTATTTGATGTATTATATAGTTGCCAATTCTGTATACCAtctaccaaaatgaaaaaatattcatctttgtctttcaaaatggtctcttttatatatatatatatatatatatatatatacacacgctCCAGTTCCAAACTGTTGGGAAATATGTATCTCATCCCAACGATTGTCAGCGTCGAGGGTGATGATCTGATTTCCCAACAGTCTTTACTGTCGTGAACGAAGTGCCGACAAAATCTTTTTCGAGGGCTCGTAACCGTCGGCATGGCAAATTGCCGTCGGCAATGAGCATATACGTTGTAGTGACTATTTTTTTAACTACAAACAGTGACATGTTTTACTCTCAATTGAAGAGCATAATCAGTTAATCACAAGCGCACCTCAATCATGATGCAGCTTTGGACCGGGGgcaaaagggaagaaaagaggTTTCAGCCGCTCACTCAGACGTCAAAGTTTTCTCCCGCTCGCCCAAAAACTGTGGTGTACTTGCTCCGGCCTGGTCATCAACTCTACCAATTAAATTTTTGTACTTCttagagaataaaagaaaaggaggataaGCCATAGACGGATTCATAATTTCCCATATCAAGAGTGGGCAAAGGAAGCCCCTGCAACTTCATCATCCGCAAAGCCCCTGCAACTTCATCATCCGTCCAACATTGAGCAGCGTGCTTTTAATAACTTTACGTTGTTATCTTAGACGATCTTCATCAGGTTATATATAGGAGTCTAAATTGGGACTTTACAACTCAAGACTTGATTTTTCTGTACCCAATGCAATTTTCCCTCTACTTAGTTTATCAGGCCGCGGTCCATCTATAATACTCTACCTAATACATAGATTAAAGTATATGAAGATGAATGAGATTTACGTGATGTATTAATAACTTTTCTAGTTATGATTTTGTTTGTAGTTTTTAATTTCCATAAATTTTAATGCAAAAGCCTCCTATAATTTACAATACTTGTCAAGAGTTTCACGAGGAAAAACCAAttttgaaacaaagaaaaagtatatAAGGAAAACCTTCCTCCcattaaattaaatattcaAGACTGTGTTGAAGATAACGTAAATGGTCTGGTTTCACCCATAATTTGGGAAGACAATGGTCATAGAAATTATGATGTACATAACATACGTATCTGAGTGTGGAGCaacatatatttgaaaggtGTTCTGATAACTTGACTATCGAATTATCTCACTTTTGAATGAACTCTCATTGTGGAAAGCTCATAAATAGCGATCAAACCATTTCTTTGAGTAATGAGAACAAAGATCAAGTGTCAAGGTCTCCGCAAGTTCATTAATGAACACAAATTAATCGATTGTGAGCATCCAAGAAGTGAGGGCCGACGAGACTCGTGTCTTTACCCTCCACGATTCAAGATTAATGCAATCGTACTACAGTCGTTCAGCCTAAATGAATACGCTGCTGTACACAGAACTGCGTATGCGTCCCTAGGGCGAGACTCAACCCCACACCATCCACGCTACGGTGACCACACTCCACTCACACGCCATTAAACTCAAGCAGGCCTCTGCCTCTTTTATATGTGCACTGCAGTTGGCCATGCATGCTCGGACCTAGATCCAAACCAATCTTCTAGTTGTTTTGATTTCCTGTGAAACTTCTGTCAGTTTATTTGAATTCGTTTTGATGAGCAACAAATTCTCTCacaaaattccaaaatcttAGAGCATATTCATCCTGGCCTTACGTATTTAGACATTTATTGCATCTTGATAAATAGAAGAATACAGTCtgtcatctttctttcttccctctGGATTCAGCGTATAGTCATCATGACCTTGCGTAGGACGGTCTACTCAACGTAATGATTCTTCTCTATCTGTGAGTTCTGAGTATGTTCATCAATGGCGTCGTCCTTGCATGCTATACGTCTGCCCCATATGATGACTTCTGtgtctccctctcttttcctcttaaaaCGTGCTCGCTGGCTTCCCAAGAAAAGATGCATCATGAAGGTGCCTGCGTGCTTCTGCTGAGAATGGCTCTGATGGTAATGGCACAGCAGGTTCCCTGCTTCTTCATATTTGGAGACTCTCTCTCTGACAGTGGCAACAACAATCGCCTTCTTACACTGGCCAGAGCGGACTACCCCCCTTACGGCATCGACTTCCCGCAAGGTCCCACCGGCAGGTTTAGCAATGGCCTCATCGCTCCCGATGTAATTGGCAAGTCCTTTCTCTGCCTTCCTCGACCTTGTGGTATTCAAAGATTTAGATGGCGCCCTTCTTTCATGCCCTCCTGTAGAATCGGAACTGCCATTGTTCTTGAATTTCTTACAGAACTTTCTTGGAAGTATTCAAGTTTTTGGGTTCAGTATATCTTCCATAAATTCTCTTAGTCTCTCCTCCACATTCtgaacttttcttcttttactctGTCTCTGCTCCTTGCATGCATAGCCCATTGTCATAGGGGAGCTTCACCATGGAAGTGGGTAGGCTTCCATGACTAGGAATACAAGCTACTGCCATAGATGGATGTTCAACATTTCCTTCTGATGCATGTAAATGCAGTATACTTGTGTGCGTGCGCGCGTCTATGTGGATACACGTCCATGTGCATGATGGTGGTTTCCCAAGGCTTTCAGTTGAATATTTATCTCTTGATTTTCATAACAGCAGTCGCAGTCAGGACAAAATGGAAATCCTCATCACCATTCTAACTTCATTTTAGAGCCCCATTCTGTATGTGCATTAAACTGGGCGATTCATTGTGTTCATTATGAGGATGGCAGCAAGGGCCTGGAAATTTCATTTAAGCGTCATTACTGTGGTGCAGCTGAACTTCTGGGGTTCGAAGACCTCATCCCTCCCTATTCACAAGCAACTCCTCAGATGCTGCTCAAGGGAGCGAACTTTGCGTCTGCTGCTGCCGGAATCCGAGAAGAGACCGGCCGACTACTGGTACTTCATTTCAAACTGTCCTGAACATTTATCAATTGAAAGCGGGATGAGTTGTGGCTAATTTTACCCCGCTTAAGTGACTGAAAACCAGATTGGAGGGAGCCAGAGCAGTAAAAGCAATGTTACCGAAATTGACTTAAATCAGCTCTGAATTGGAACGAATTCTTCCTGAATCGGCAAAAATGGTGCTGAATAGAGCGATTCTGCCCCTTATTCTTTAAGTTCTATATTTAAATCTCTTTTTtcgttttaaattttaatacaAACAGAAAGTTCCTTTGCCAACTGAGTTTGATTCAGAAATTGATATCAATTCCGTTTAGATTCAAACATTTCTTTGCAACTTAGAAAGCAAAATGATTCGTTCAGAAACACATTTTTAGCTACACTGGATGAAAGTTTTGAAATGGGAATGGGAGACCAATTCTTCTTGATCTAAGCTTTTTGTAAACTACGGTCATGTCAAACGAGTGGTGCCCTTGACTGGGTTCTGCAATTCTCTCTAGTACATTTGCAGAAAAATTGGATTTTCAGATAAGAGCAAACAGTACAAACATTAAACTAAAAGAGAATAAACGTGATCAGttgttttttctgaattttggtGGACAGGGAGCAAGAGTTCCACTGAGAGGACAGGTGGAGGATTTTCATGACGCTGCTATGGTGATCGCAGAGATTCTTGGCAGTGAAGATTCAGCAGCAGAGCATCTCAGCAAGTGCATTTTCATCGTAGGAATGGGGGGAAATGACTACCTCAACAACTACTTCGTGCCTGGACTGTATCCGTCCAGTATGCAGTACACTCCAGAGCAGTATGCAGCTGAACTTGTCCGGTCTTATACTCAGCATTTAACGGTCAGTTAATTATACTCAGCATTTAACGGTCAGttacttaaaaaatttaaagccACTTGGATACAAACTTAGTTTCCTTGCAacccaaaatattttcatttgattaTGTTCTAATATTCATatttccattcttttctttcttttttcccatgCCTGGATCATGGTGGTGGGCCGGTGGCATTTTCCCAAGGGTATAATAACACCTTGGAAGCGTCCCCATGACATTGAACTTTATGAGGTTTCTAAAATTCAAGACGCTCAGGTTCTGTGTAGaaactttgaactttgaagaccAAGAATTTTTGCTCTCATCGATCTTCTCTTAAATGGAAATATTATGACTTTCATAATAAGCACCAAAGTAGAATATTTTGTCATGAGGTTTCTAAAATTCAAGACGCTCAGGTTGTGTGTAGaaactttgaactttgaagaccAAGAATTTTTGCTCTCAATCGATCTTCTCTTAAATGGAAATATTATGACTTTCATAATAAGCACCAAAGTAGAATATTATGTCATGATTCTCAACAATGGCAGTCGCTAACTACTAAAATACGAGTTCACATGAACGAGAAGAAATTCTACTTCTTGTATTTGAAATAAGGGAATGCAAATGATCCCATCAAACATTAGGTTAGAAAATGCATTATGAGTTACATTATTAATCCAAGATTCTTCAATTAGTGCACTAAGAGAACTGTAGATCCGGTATATAATCAAATCGCATGATGGCCAAGAGCACTAGAATATCCTTTGCTGttcaaaggagagagagaaagaaaattgaggatgatgatgatgatgatggtgatggtCATGGGCGTGCAGGCTTTGTACAAGGAAGGGGCGAGGAAGGTGGCGATCTTCGGGGTGGGACCTGTGGGTTGCACACCGAGCGCATTGTCTCAGCACAGCCCGGATGGGGAGACGTGTGTGGAGGCCATCAATGACGCCGTCCGCAGCTTCAACTCTCGCCTGCCCGACCTCGTGGACCATTTCAACGCCAGGTTCGAGGGCGCCCGCTTCACCTACATCAATGTCTACGCCATGTTCGACGACATCCATAACAAGCCCTGCCACTATGGTAACTTccttccttttatatatatctacattGTTTTAATGTTAGTTCAGCATAGTTTTGAATTATGTTTCTCATATTTGATTCATGTGCCTATCTTCTGTTCAACTTGTGTTGTCCCAACGAGGCCTGTTGAGCTAATTGTGAGTGATGTTAAAGATATGTGTCCTGTTGTTCAGGAATCACAGTGACGAATGTTGGGTGCTGCGGCTTAGGGAGGAACAACGGGCAGATTACATGCCTCCCTTTCGAGGTGCCATGCCCCAACAGGAACGAATACCTCTTCTGGGATGCCTTCCATCCTACTGAGGCAGTCGGCATCATCCTCGGGAAAAGGTGCTTCGAGGCAGAGAAACCTTCAGATGCCTACCCAATTGACATTCGACGCTTGGCAGAGATTTAGAAACGCAGCATCTCCgtctttctctcattcttatTTGCTTATTAGAGCCTGTCggaaaggaaggaggaaaaCATTTCGAAATGTTACCATCGGTCCTTCTGTCGCGTCCCCACGTGTGGGACGGGCCAATGTTTCCAGATAAAAGAGCATTTTTGTAATAAAGGGGTAAAGTTTTCTCATGCAACTTGTGCTGTATGGTTCGCAAGGCTTTGCACGCACTCAGAGAATGATGGGCAGTTCCAATTAATGCTAGCTGTGTTTGAGACTTCG
Coding sequences:
- the LOC116256409 gene encoding GDSL esterase/lipase At4g18970-like; this encodes MHHEGACVLLLRMALMVMAQQVPCFFIFGDSLSDSGNNNRLLTLARADYPPYGIDFPQGPTGRFSNGLIAPDVIAELLGFEDLIPPYSQATPQMLLKGANFASAAAGIREETGRLLGARVPLRGQVEDFHDAAMVIAEILGSEDSAAEHLSKCIFIVGMGGNDYLNNYFVPGLYPSSMQYTPEQYAAELVRSYTQHLTALYKEGARKVAIFGVGPVGCTPSALSQHSPDGETCVEAINDAVRSFNSRLPDLVDHFNARFEGARFTYINVYAMFDDIHNKPCHYGITVTNVGCCGLGRNNGQITCLPFEVPCPNRNEYLFWDAFHPTEAVGIILGKRCFEAEKPSDAYPIDIRRLAEI